A single region of the Ascaphus truei isolate aAscTru1 chromosome 6, aAscTru1.hap1, whole genome shotgun sequence genome encodes:
- the LOC142496420 gene encoding uncharacterized protein LOC142496420 gives MKILLGLVLLPLCFNEYRTQDQLPLPTTTTTSSRPTEATPIEGSTPGDVTTEPTTAQLTTIESSTPPNTTTNPTTSSLSYFWTVPQTNKALITEVPVIYYSIHCYAVHCRRFRDSTPCGSFHCNSETNHISPTIDTNPTKTTTPDTTPITETITTTTTDTTPTTDPTTTSTTPSTYITPTYTTHSPDITTTETTPSTYNTPTTTTTESTPTTATTTTFTTPSTYDTPTTTTTYTMPTPDITPTETHTSTPTTTPILYKTTTTAITTLTETTPTNDNTTTTDTDTTPNSTPSTYNNPTTSSPDTTPTGTTSITDTTTTTDKNPTTILITYKPHTTTTTTYISSSPDTAPTETTPSTDTTPTPTSKTTT, from the exons ATGAAGATTCTTCTAGGACTCGTGCTGTTGCCTCTTTGTTTTAATGAGTACCGCACACAGG ATCAATTACCTCTACCAACCACCACAACCACCTCAAGTAGGCCCACTGAGGCTACCCCCATAGAAGGTTCAACCCCAGGTGATGTAACGACTGAACCTACAACTGCTCAGCTTACAACCATAGAAAGTTCAACTCCCCCAAATACCACCACCAACCCTACCACATCAAGCCTGTCTTATTTCTGGACTGTGCCACAAACGAATAAGGCTTTAATCACAGAGGTTCCGGTTATCTACTATTCAATTCACTGTTACGCTGTCCACTGCAGACGATTCCGTGACTCCACACCCTGTGGCTCCTTCCACTGCAACTCTGAAACCAATCACATCTCCCCTACTATAGACACCAACCCCACGAAAACCACAACCCCCGATACCACTCCCATCACTGAAACCATCACCACCACAACTACTGACACAACCCCTACCACTGATCCCACCACCACCTCCACCACTCCTAGTACCTACATCACCCCCACCTACACCACTCACAGCCCAGACATAACAACCACTGAAACAACTCCCAGTACCTACAACACCCCCACTACAACCACCACTGAATCAACTCCCACCACTGCTACCACAACAACTTTCACCACTCCCAGCACCTACGACACTCCCACTACAACTACCACCTACACCATGCCCACCCCCGACATCACACCCACAGAAACACACACCTCAACCCCCACCACAACTCCGATCCTCTACAAAACAACCACTACAGCCATCACCACACTCACTGAAACAACTCCCACCAATGACAACACCACaaccacagacacagacactacCCCCAACTCAACTCCCAGCACCTACAACAACCCCACTACTTCCAGCCCCGACACCACACCCACTGGTACAACTTCCATCACAGACACCACCACAACCACCGACAAAAACCCGACAACAATTCTCATCACATACAAACCCCACACTACAACCACCACCACCTACATCAGTTCCAGCCCAGACACTGCACCCACTGAAACAACTCCCTCCACCGACACCACTCCAACTCCAACCTCCAAAACAACAACTTAA
- the LOC142498029 gene encoding uncharacterized protein LOC142498029 yields MGRMKILLGVMFLALCFNECLSQSAKSCIDCSTANAICDQKSGYVVCSCKAGYMGNGFNCYPLVSCGSFNCCRQGYTFNLVTKACTDVDECTDPSLNNCGPASCTNRNGIHLCGNTINKTCSSSESVCPTDQDCMTISGAIKCADPCANYKELNGASRLFTISSTGRFQTDRYLFGWFRYTGNVGLSMKEGCVGPLRCGSLEPFSLNGSHPGIGEGVKMVPLNINTLAGCTPGASLPVKACPGGFYVYKFSGSLKSEVYCTDNVTTIHTITTTMPSTSFSSTTPATTDTPTTTPTTTDTPSTTPTPTTTDTPTTTDTTTTPDTPTTTTPDTPTTTPDTPTTTIPTTAPDTTPDTPTTTPDTLTTPPDTTPDTPTTTPDTLTTPPDTLTTPPDTTPDTPTTTPDTTDTTPDTTDTTPDTTDTTPDTTDTTPDTTDTTPDTTDTTPDTTDTTPDTTDTTPDTPDTTPDTPYTTPDTTYTTPDTPDTTPDTPDTPTTTPDTPTTRAPCPPPSQKRLKLKISIFSDSELTSFLYSSHSISPEAPLYVVLEAQESEELQHVILVNSFSIGNSNSAADADFIRFIKDECLPNNTVSGMSISDNQTLLNVQAFHVSGSDMTGSVCAPDNE; encoded by the exons ATGGGGAGAATGAAGATTCTGCTGGGGGTCATGTTCTTGGCTCTCTGTTTTAACGAGTGTCTTTCACAAA GTGCCAAAAGCTGCATTGATTGTAGCACAGCCAACGCCATCTGTGATCAGAAGTCTGGATACGTGGTGTGTTCCTGTAAGGCAGGCTACATGGGAAATGGCTTTAACTGTTACCCGCTCGTGTCCTGTGGCTCTTTTAACTGTTGCCGTCAAGGATACACCTTTAACTTAGTGACAAAGGCTTGCACTGATGTCGATGAATGCACAGACCCCTCTCTGAACAATTGTGGCCCAGCATCCTGTACAAACAGGAACGGCATCCACCTGTGTGGTAATACCATTAACAAGACCTGCAGTAGTAGTGAGAGTGTCTGCCCCACTGATCAGGACTGTATGACCATTAGTGGTGCTATTAAGTGCGCTGACCCCTGTGCAAACTACAAAGAGCTGAATGGAGCCAGCAGACTGTTCACCATCTCCTCCACCGGCAGATTCCAAACCGACCGATATCTCTTTGGCTGGTTCCGTTACACGGGGAACGTCGGTTTAAGTATGAAGGAGGGGTGTGTTGGCCCCTTGAGATGTGGCTCCCTTGAGCCCTTCAGTCTGAATGGCAGCCATCCGGGTATTGGAGAAGGAGTGAAGATGGTGCCTCTCAATATTAACACATTAGCAGGCTGCACACCCGGAGCATCTCTCCCTGTGAAAGCCTGTCCTGGGGGATTCTACGTCTACAAGTTCTCAGGGTCCCTGAAGTCTGAAGTCTATTGCACAG ATAATGTAACAACCATCCATACCATTACTACAACCATGCCATCTACTTCATTTTCCTCAACAACTCCAGCCaccactgacacccccaccaccactcccaccaccactgacacccccagcaccacccccacccccaccaccactgacacccccaccaccACTGATAC caccaccactcccgacacccccaccaccaccacccccgacacccccaccaccacacccgacacccccactaccaccaTCCCTACCACCGCTCCCGACACCACCCCTGacacccccaccaccactcccgACACCCTCACCACCCCTCCTGACACCACCCCTGacacccccaccaccactcccgACACCCTCACCACCCCTCCCGACACCCTCACCACCCCTCCCGATACCACCCCTGacacccccaccaccactcctgaCACCACCGACACCACTCCTGACACCACCGACACCACTCCTGACACCACCGACACCACTCCTGACACCACCGACACCACTCCTGACACCACCGACACCACTCCTGACACCACCGACACCACTCCTGACACCACCGACACCACTCCTGACACCACCGACACCACTCCTGACACCCCCGACACCACTCCTGACACCCCCTACACCACTCCTGACACCACCTACACCACTCCTGACACCCCCGACACCACTCCTGACACCCCCGACACACCCACCACCACTCCCGACACCCCCACCACCAGGGCGCCTTGTCCTCCACCCTCTCAGAAACGTCTGAAATTAAAGATATCAATTTTCAGCGACTCGGAGCTGACCAGCTTTTTGTACAGCAGTCATAGCATCTCTCCTGAAGCCCCCTTGTACGTGGTTCTGGAGGCTCAGGAAAGTGAGGAGCTGCAGCATGTTATCTTGGTGAATTCCTTCTCTATCGGTAACAGTAACAGCGCTGCAGATGCGGATTTCATCAGATTCATTAAGGACGA GTGCCTGCCCAATAACACAGTCAGCGGCATGTCAATTTCTGACAATCAGACACTGCTCAACGTCCAAGCGTTTCATGTTTCTGGAAGTGATATGACGGGCAGCGTCTGTGCACCCGAT AACGAATGA